The Papaver somniferum cultivar HN1 chromosome 3, ASM357369v1, whole genome shotgun sequence genome includes a region encoding these proteins:
- the LOC113357045 gene encoding probable serine/threonine protein kinase IRE4 produces the protein MAEYGRHHNITTGDGNGNNKLSSTEAGIPSGLNRIKTTRKSTDRLLNFMNNNHNNNEGGSPRSSGIGFFRPPPPPPPPVAVAKHKTGQYGNKEGHHKGKNFARWFTSYLSKGYYQVPNNNISVKTEVGESEIKMLNKEGADVAKHPAGKESSTEQLGTRKIPIGLKSFSHELGPKGGIRPVHPRAHSYNDLKELLGSLHSRFDAAKVVVDTELTNFAGSVEEILTRKGSSSPDGQKAAEDLLILAQQCIGMTSTEFRTKCERIVHDLAEKRQQCQGGLLKQLFTHMLFILTRCTRLLQFENMEPINEDSLFKFRQCLESIPTVEMNWGPPKDNAKQGLSTAYSLPCKPDQVNRKVKTPSNDSVFSTEKPLSRSSQVESRLGETCITEFHSQTGSATTTRHFSSYREDIGGLPKKLLKKSSGDSLNGKDRIIDGSDSVICRICEEIVPTTHLESHSYICAYAEKCNLNSLDVNERLAKLTEILDQIVESCTLGFNVSYESPDTSKLRTANSMTGSEVQSPRITEWHHKGVEGMFEDIHEMDTACIDDSHHGGLSNLKSHLAVKLSQCGATSSTGSQTSASSTNTPRTSHFELFWLEYNNTSEPEDLHQMSELVDIANCIASTDLMKEGSPDYLVECMRDLQDILLECKVRALVIDTFGSRIENLLREKYALACEVMDDRSPTDVSKFNGSGCLGDSTSQSSTMSTPSHGTHKERTSIDDFEMIKPISRGAYGKVFLARKRTTGDLFAIKVLKKLDMIRKNDIERILAERNILITVRNPFVVRFFYSFTCRDNLYLVMEYLNGGDLYSLLRKVGCLEEDIARTYIAELVLALEYLHSMGIVHRDLKPDNILIAHDGHTKLTDFGLSKIGLINSTVDLSGSETDETSPIDTEDLHTSFEHTAQTEEITKRSAVGTPDYLAPEILLGTQHGYAADWWSVGVILFELITGTPPFNAECPQSIFANILNQKIPWPAVPTDMSFEARDLIESFLIHDPDQRLGANGASEVKAHSFFKGINWDTLALQKAAFLPSPDSADDTSYFTSRYSEISHGVPEDQHCSDTGSDSTGSCSDCEHEIGDCGELNDFESPPLDLSMMNFSFKNLSQLASINYDLLIQSGRTPSKGSSPTRDGEF, from the exons ATGGCAGAATATGGTCGACATCATAATATTACTACTGGGGATGGTAATGGAAATAATAAATTATCATCTACCGAAGCTGGAATTCCATCTGGACTTAATCGAATCAAAACTACCCGTAAATCTACTGATCGATTATTAAATTTTATGAATAATAACCATAATAATAATGAAGGTGGTTCTCCTAGATCGAGTGGAATTGGATTTTTTCGACCTCCGCCCCCTCCTCCTCCACCCGTTGCTGTTGCCAAGCATAAAACTGGTCAATACGGAAATAAAGAAG GTCATCACAAAGGGAAGAACTTCGCTCGATGGTTCACATCGTATCTCTCTAAGGGTTATTATCAAGTACCTAATAATAATATTTCAGTCAAAACTGAG GTTGGAGAGTCGGAAATTAAAATGCTCAATAAGGAAGGTGCTGATGTAGCTAAACATCCAGCTGGAAAGGAATCATCAACAGAGCAGTTGGGCACAAGAAAAATCCCAATAGGTTTAAAAAGTTTTTCTCATGAATTAGGACCAAAGGGTGGTATACGACCTGTCCATCCACGTGCACACAGCTACAATGACTTAAAA GAGCTTTTGGGTTCGCTTCATTCAAGGTTCGATGCCGCTAAAGTTGTGGTGGATACCGAGCTGACTAATTTTGCAGGCAGTGTTGAAGAGATTCTTACGAGGAAGGGATCCTCATCTCCGGATGGGCAAAAAGCGGCAGAGGACCTTTTGATTCTAGCCCAACAATGCATAGGAATGACCTCCACAGAGTTCCGTACGAAGTGTGAGAGAATTGTGCATGATCTGGCTGAGAAAAGGCAGCAGTGTCAAGGAGGTTTGCTGAAACAGTTGTTTACTCATATGCTCTTTATCTTGACTCGCTGCACCAGGCTGTTGCAATTTGAGAATATGGAGCCGATTAATGAAGATTCTCTTTTTAAATTTAGGCAATGCCTAGAAAGCATTCCTACTGTTGAAATGAACTGGGGACCTCCGAAGGATAATGCCAAACAGGGATTGAGTACAGCATATTCTCTCCCATGCAAGCCCGACCAAGTTAACAGAAAGGTTAAAACTCCGAGTAACGATTCCGTTTTCTCAACAGAGAAGCCATTGTCCCGTAGTTCTCAGGTTGAGAGCCGATTAGGTGAAACTTGTATCACAGAGTTTCATTCGCAAACTGGTAGCGCTACTACAACCAGGCATTTCTCCTCTTATAGGGAGGATATTGGAGGTTTACCTAAAAAGCTGCTTAAAAAATCCAGTGGTGATTCACTTAATGGAAAGGATAGGATTATTGATGGATCTGATTCAGTAATATGTAGGATATGTGAGGAAATTGTTCCAACGACGCACTTGGAATCTCACTCTTATATATGTGCTTATGCGGAGAAATGTAACTTAAACTCCTTGGATGTGAATGAGCGCCTAGCCAAACTTACAGAGATATTGGATCAGATTGTAGAGTCCTGCACCCTTGGTTTTAATGTATCCTATGAAAGCCCAGATACTTCAAAATTACGAACTGCAAACTCTATGACTGGGTCTGAAGTCCAGTCCCCTAGGATAACCGAGTGGCACCATAAAGGAGTAGAAGGTATGTTCGAAGATATTCATGAGATGGACACAGCTTGTATAGATGATTCACACCATGGAGGTTTGAGTAATTTGAAAAGCCATTTGGCTGTGAAGCTCAGTCAGTGTGGTGCAACCTCTTCTACCGGGAGCCAGACTTCGGCTTCGTCAACAAATACACCAAGAACAAGCCATTTTGAGTTGTTCTGGTTAGAGTATAATAACACATCTGAGCCAGAAGATTTACACCAG ATGAGTGAGCTGGTTGACATTGCTAATTGCATAGCAAGCACAGATCTTATGAAAGAAGGGTCccctgactatctagttgaatGCATGCGCGACTTGCAGGATATTTTACTGGAGTGCAAGGTCAGAGCTCTGGTAATAGATACATTTGGAAGCCGTATAGAGAACCTCCTAAG GGAAAAATATGCTCTTGCTTGTGAGGTGATGGATGACAGAAGTCCTACAGATGTAAGCAAATTTAATGGCAGTGGATGCTTGGGGGATAGTACTTCACAAAGTAGTACAATGTCAACTCCTTCACATGGCACACATAAAGAGCGAACTAGCATTGATGACTTTGAAATGATCAAACCTATTAGCAGGGGCGCCTATGGGAAAGTCTTCCTTGCACGCAAGCGAACAACAGGAGATCTATTTGCGATAAAG GTGCTCAAAAAATTGGATATGATAAGGAAAAATGATATTGAGCGTATACTAGCAGAGCGTAACATATTAATCACAGTCAGGAACCCATTTGTG GTACGGTTCTTTTATTCATTCACATGCAGAGATAATCTCTATTTGGTTATGGAATATTTGAATGGAGGTGACCTGTACTCATTGCTTAGAAAAGTGGGTTGCTTGGAAGAAGATATAGCTCGAACATATATTGCTGAATTG GTACTTGCTTTAGAATATCTTCACTCCATGGGAATAGTTCATCGTGATTTAAAACCAGACAACATATTAATCGCGCATGATGGACACACAAAG CTTACAGATTTTGGACTGTCAAAAATTGGGCTTATAAATAGCACTGTTGACTTGTCTGGATCTGAGACAGATGAAACTTCCCCGATAGATACTGAAGACTTGCATACTTCTTTTGAGCATACTGCACAAACAGAGGAGATAACTAAACGATCAGCTGTTGGCACACCTGATTATTTGGCACCTGAGATTCTTCTTGGAACGCAGCATG GTTATGCAGCTGATTGGTGGTCGGTGGGAGTAATCCTTTTCGAGCTTATAACAGGAACACCACCTTTCAATGCTGAATGTCCTCAG AGTATCTTCGCCAACATtctgaatcaaaaaataccatggCCGGCCGTTCCTACTGATATGTCTTTTGAAGCCCGAGACTTGATTGAGAG CTTTCTTATTCATGACCCGGATCAGCGCCTTGGAGCCAATGGAGCATCAGAG gTAAAAGCACATTCCTTCTTCAAGGGAATCAACTGGGACACCCTTGCCTTACAAAAG GCTGCGTTTTTGCCAAGCCCTGATAGTGCAGATGATACAAGCTATTTCACATCAAGGTATTCTGAAATTTCACATGGAGTACCTGAAGATCAGCACTGTAGTGATACTGGCTCTGATTCAACTGGTTCTTGCTCAGACTGTGAACATGAG ATCGGTGATTGTGGCGAACTGAACGACTTTGAATCTCCTCCTTTAGATCTTTCCATGATGAATTTTTCTTTCAAG AATTTGTCGCAATTGGCATCCATTAATTACGATTTGCTCATACAAAGTGGGAGGACTCCTTCGAAGGGTTCATCCCCCACAAGAGATGGGGAATTTTAA